A stretch of the Candidatus Cloacimonadota bacterium genome encodes the following:
- the surE gene encoding 5'/3'-nucleotidase SurE: MKIMLCNDDGVFAPGIRVLASHLKAAGHELTIVAPDRERSAASHSITLRRDLRMKELQPNEYSVDGTPVDCVVLATQKILSKAPDLVISGINAGQNMGEDVLYSGTVAAALEASLFGYKAIAVSINSYQGQNFDTAAGWMVKLLELGVDALIPERGILNINFPNTTPEAVRGVRLTNTGHRRYYNFITVVEELEDGFVYRIGGDLPAWEIQKGTDAEAIAENYISITPLGISLTHGEAFPGILEWLETNYLLQFEKA, from the coding sequence ATGAAGATAATGTTATGCAACGATGACGGAGTGTTCGCTCCGGGCATCAGGGTCCTGGCTTCGCACCTCAAGGCGGCCGGACACGAACTGACCATTGTGGCCCCGGACCGCGAGCGCAGTGCTGCCTCACATTCGATAACCCTGCGCCGGGACCTGCGGATGAAAGAGCTGCAGCCCAACGAATACAGCGTGGACGGCACTCCAGTGGATTGCGTGGTGCTGGCCACCCAGAAGATCCTTTCCAAAGCGCCGGACTTGGTGATCTCCGGCATCAACGCCGGCCAGAACATGGGCGAGGACGTGCTCTACTCCGGAACGGTGGCTGCCGCCCTGGAAGCCAGCCTCTTCGGCTACAAGGCTATCGCCGTTTCCATCAATTCCTATCAGGGCCAGAACTTTGACACCGCCGCCGGCTGGATGGTGAAACTCTTGGAACTGGGGGTGGACGCCCTCATTCCCGAGCGCGGCATCCTGAACATCAATTTTCCCAACACTACCCCTGAAGCGGTCCGGGGGGTACGGCTCACCAACACCGGGCACCGCAGATATTACAATTTCATCACGGTGGTCGAAGAACTTGAAGACGGCTTTGTTTACCGCATCGGTGGCGACCTTCCCGCCTGGGAGATCCAGAAAGGAACAGACGCAGAGGCCATCGCTGAAAACTACATCTCCATCACGCCTTTGGGCATCAGCCTCACCCACGGCGAGGCATTTCCTGGCATCCTGGAATGGCTGGAGACGAATTACCTGCTCCAGTTTGAGAAGGCCTGA
- a CDS encoding protein-L-isoaspartate(D-aspartate) O-methyltransferase: protein MRFEDQRALLVQDLARSGITAERVLSAFAKVPREVYVLPQYRDYAYRNQPLPIELAQTISQPLMIAIMLQYLELKETDTVLEIGTGSGYQSALLAELTQTVCTVERLEALSLKAQGLLKEQGYKNIHFRIGDGALGWQKAYPAFKEFNKIVVSAAAAEIPPRLKEQLAPEGILVVPVGQGYYQILHKVVRTAAGYTTSEHGGCTFVPLIST, encoded by the coding sequence ATGCGGTTTGAAGACCAGCGCGCTCTTCTGGTGCAGGACCTGGCCCGTTCAGGGATCACCGCCGAACGGGTATTGTCCGCGTTCGCCAAGGTGCCGCGCGAGGTCTATGTGCTTCCGCAGTACAGGGATTATGCCTACCGCAACCAGCCGCTGCCCATCGAACTGGCCCAAACCATTTCCCAGCCGCTGATGATCGCCATCATGCTGCAATATTTGGAACTCAAGGAGACGGACACGGTGCTGGAGATCGGCACCGGCAGCGGCTATCAAAGCGCTCTGCTGGCAGAACTGACGCAAACCGTCTGCACCGTGGAGCGGCTGGAAGCCCTGTCTCTCAAAGCCCAAGGCCTGCTTAAGGAACAGGGCTACAAAAACATCCATTTCCGCATCGGCGACGGCGCCCTAGGCTGGCAAAAAGCCTATCCGGCCTTCAAGGAATTCAACAAGATAGTCGTGAGCGCCGCGGCCGCGGAGATCCCCCCGCGCCTCAAGGAACAACTCGCCCCGGAGGGGATCCTGGTGGTACCGGTGGGCCAGGGCTATTACCAGATACTGCACAAAGTAGTCCGCACCGCCGCAGGCTACACCACCAGCGAACACGGCGGCTG